In the Paenibacillus sp. FSL H7-0357 genome, one interval contains:
- a CDS encoding DUF58 domain-containing protein, giving the protein MSSSSLIEQEKNMQQQKSDSPGDMIRPVPRNRSALSALGEWLRMLAITAVIGALYAWRGGASLLFLLSAAGILMFGGLLLQLCGPRKVQIVRRISPLRPAAGDTLTVEVQLSFSSRIPLPWMIIADYWGGRRHQELLFPGFRRKFTYSYELQEVPRGTHRLQSCSISWGDLPGLFTGGTKPEFKDSFKVLPRPLYVGAAVPGSGLLAGDMMLMGRGRDSGSEAADLREYAPGDPLSRIDWKNSARKGTLQSRVPVREQGRMACIVLANSPDNYEIPYGALTPRGLRGTTTPAFEKAVSAAMGLMLAAERSGTYVQLFSGGWPEGMARHEGLGKIPARVQDMLTEIAPDGTRSLSDLLEDASRSWIPGMTVTVITGRLEEESARTLARFLVQGVKVEIYYVWDQPAPVNQQQSTGMKEWPRDCTQRNTGTVGGSLERLGARIYCLENSSLSYGYKGAEFHESPGKRTER; this is encoded by the coding sequence TTGTCCTCTTCATCATTAATAGAGCAAGAAAAAAATATGCAGCAGCAGAAGTCTGATTCCCCGGGTGACATGATCCGGCCTGTCCCGCGAAACCGTAGTGCTTTAAGTGCTTTAGGTGAATGGCTGCGGATGCTGGCTATAACGGCAGTCATCGGTGCTTTATATGCATGGCGTGGAGGTGCGTCTCTGCTGTTCCTCTTGTCGGCAGCCGGAATTCTTATGTTCGGCGGACTCCTGCTGCAGCTCTGCGGTCCACGGAAAGTGCAGATTGTCCGCCGTATATCCCCTTTGCGTCCGGCAGCCGGGGATACGTTGACTGTAGAAGTGCAGCTTAGCTTCTCTTCACGGATTCCACTCCCGTGGATGATCATTGCCGATTACTGGGGCGGACGGCGGCATCAGGAATTGCTGTTTCCCGGGTTCCGGCGCAAATTCACCTATTCTTATGAGCTGCAGGAAGTCCCCCGGGGAACTCATCGGCTTCAGAGCTGCAGCATAAGCTGGGGAGATCTGCCAGGGCTGTTCACAGGCGGAACCAAGCCGGAGTTCAAGGACAGCTTCAAAGTGCTTCCCAGACCGCTCTATGTAGGGGCAGCTGTGCCGGGGAGCGGCCTGCTGGCCGGGGATATGATGCTCATGGGCAGGGGGAGAGACAGCGGCAGTGAAGCGGCAGATCTCCGTGAGTATGCCCCGGGTGATCCGCTTAGCCGGATTGACTGGAAGAACAGCGCCCGTAAGGGAACGCTGCAGAGCAGGGTACCGGTGCGTGAACAGGGCCGGATGGCTTGTATCGTTCTTGCCAACAGCCCGGACAATTATGAGATTCCCTACGGAGCACTCACTCCGCGCGGGCTGCGTGGCACAACAACTCCGGCATTCGAAAAAGCCGTATCTGCAGCAATGGGCCTGATGCTTGCAGCGGAGCGCTCCGGCACATATGTGCAGCTGTTCAGCGGCGGATGGCCGGAAGGTATGGCCAGACATGAGGGGCTCGGCAAAATTCCTGCCAGAGTGCAGGATATGCTTACAGAAATTGCTCCCGACGGTACCCGAAGCCTGAGCGACCTGCTGGAAGATGCTTCACGGAGCTGGATCCCGGGGATGACGGTAACGGTGATCACAGGCAGGCTGGAGGAGGAATCCGCGCGGACGCTTGCCCGGTTCCTGGTACAGGGCGTGAAGGTGGAGATTTATTATGTGTGGGACCAGCCTGCTCCGGTAAATCAGCAGCAATCAACGGGGATGAAGGAATGGCCGCGGGATTGCACACAGCGTAATACCGGGACGGTAGGGGGCAGTCTGGAGCGGCTTGGAGCGCGGATCTACTGTCTGGAGAATTCCTCTCTGTCATACGGGTACAAGGGGGCGGAATTCCATGAATCTCCGGGGAAACGGACAGAACGGTAG
- a CDS encoding DUF4129 domain-containing transglutaminase family protein has product MNLRGNGQNGRYRGTAGISADSSSAWKDEGPFGKPAVTVKPQAVDGQAENSYTDNREDIPLHYRLLFSLAIMGMFMAWLLPLHRSTTVPSTAELLEILMFSAAALLLWGCFRLPGLLQLSIRSILIALTWLYTCASSEGIAQFGPYVAGIPEDAVLLFTGQISKLSEHSRLLILVLGWGLLVSSVQQLALYRGSTALFAAVTVGYLLMLDIGFGVKTTGEVLVSAGLILWMQGMSGLLRLKERTGRVSLPYARWGGCALAGAMLLTAASWIGGQLYGTRPAVPVTLKPVFNQLQEWASGQVQRQTEDEIRLEAGTTGYGSGKGELGAPLSPSTKAVFTVTSSRPAYWRGESSAYYDGRRWSREGTAYLPLSLTSLPAESLPVFANDEDRTLVQEIQFAEPSSGNLPLFSAGTVVNVKQVRLADGSRLGYVLANREKNSFRLPETESSAKIAGYTVSSLLPESDPAVLRALGSEDPESIADSYLQLPAAMPERVAALAQRLTASAVSRYDAVLAVRDYLQSGYSYSLQTRIPPAGADFADDFIFTTKQGYCVHFATAMTVLLRSSGIPARYVQGYGPGTPEAGSLPQRYAVTQGDAHAWVEVYFPGAGWIPFDPTPGAALAAAGPAAAPAAAASVPQGTPASAAAGADILPALPLAGGNPAPLAAAAAIVFAAAWRWRRSLALLPAARHAGSVSRERQLRAAALAWHGLAARYGPPLPGVTAREYAASLNIEDAGLRTAVRVFVRQWETLAYSGTAQAQRATPRPGPAQPPPDAAAAEAAGFISRCLLIIFRLT; this is encoded by the coding sequence ATGAATCTCCGGGGAAACGGACAGAACGGTAGATATCGGGGGACTGCCGGAATATCGGCTGATTCTTCCAGCGCCTGGAAGGACGAGGGGCCGTTCGGCAAACCGGCAGTGACGGTTAAACCGCAGGCGGTGGATGGACAAGCTGAGAACAGTTATACCGATAACAGGGAGGACATCCCCCTGCATTATCGTTTGCTGTTCTCTTTGGCCATTATGGGAATGTTTATGGCATGGCTGCTTCCGCTGCACAGATCCACAACAGTGCCCTCTACTGCGGAATTGCTCGAAATCCTGATGTTCTCTGCTGCGGCACTGCTGCTATGGGGCTGCTTTCGGCTCCCGGGATTGCTGCAGCTCAGTATCCGGTCTATTCTGATTGCTCTGACTTGGCTATACACCTGCGCCAGCAGTGAAGGAATAGCGCAATTTGGCCCTTATGTTGCAGGAATTCCGGAGGACGCCGTCCTGTTGTTCACGGGACAGATTTCGAAGCTAAGTGAACACAGCCGGCTGTTGATTCTGGTATTGGGCTGGGGTTTGCTGGTTTCTTCCGTGCAGCAGCTGGCGCTGTACAGAGGAAGCACGGCTCTGTTCGCAGCTGTGACTGTAGGTTATCTTCTGATGCTGGATATAGGATTTGGGGTAAAGACAACCGGCGAAGTGCTGGTTTCTGCGGGACTGATTCTGTGGATGCAGGGCATGAGCGGGCTGCTGCGCCTGAAGGAGCGAACCGGCCGGGTCAGTCTTCCCTATGCCCGCTGGGGAGGTTGTGCTCTCGCAGGGGCAATGCTGCTGACGGCAGCATCCTGGATAGGCGGCCAGCTGTATGGAACGCGGCCGGCTGTACCTGTTACTCTGAAGCCGGTGTTTAACCAATTACAGGAATGGGCGAGTGGACAAGTTCAGCGGCAGACGGAGGATGAAATCCGGCTTGAGGCAGGTACTACAGGTTACGGCTCGGGCAAAGGTGAGCTTGGGGCACCGCTATCCCCCAGTACGAAAGCCGTATTTACGGTCACATCCAGCCGCCCGGCTTACTGGAGAGGAGAAAGCTCAGCTTATTATGACGGCCGCCGCTGGAGCAGGGAAGGGACGGCATACCTACCGCTTAGTTTAACGAGCCTGCCTGCCGAAAGCTTGCCGGTATTCGCCAATGACGAAGACCGGACATTGGTACAGGAAATCCAGTTTGCCGAGCCTTCCTCCGGCAACCTGCCGCTGTTCAGCGCCGGAACCGTGGTGAACGTGAAACAGGTGAGGCTGGCGGACGGCAGCCGGCTAGGCTATGTGCTGGCGAACCGGGAGAAGAACAGCTTCCGCCTGCCTGAGACGGAAAGCTCTGCGAAGATTGCCGGGTATACAGTGAGCTCTCTGCTGCCGGAGAGTGATCCGGCTGTGCTTCGCGCTCTGGGCAGTGAGGATCCAGAGTCCATTGCCGATAGTTATTTGCAGCTTCCCGCGGCAATGCCGGAGCGGGTCGCCGCCTTGGCACAGCGGCTCACAGCTTCTGCCGTAAGCCGCTATGATGCCGTTCTCGCTGTACGCGATTATTTGCAGAGCGGCTACTCTTATAGCCTGCAGACGAGGATTCCGCCAGCCGGTGCCGACTTCGCCGATGATTTCATCTTCACGACGAAGCAGGGCTACTGCGTGCATTTCGCCACGGCGATGACGGTGCTGCTGCGGAGTAGCGGCATTCCGGCCCGTTATGTCCAGGGCTATGGACCGGGGACACCGGAGGCAGGTTCCCTGCCGCAGCGTTATGCCGTTACCCAAGGCGATGCCCATGCCTGGGTGGAGGTCTATTTCCCCGGCGCCGGCTGGATCCCGTTTGATCCCACCCCCGGCGCTGCCCTCGCCGCCGCAGGTCCGGCGGCGGCCCCCGCTGCGGCTGCATCTGTGCCGCAGGGAACCCCCGCGTCCGCAGCTGCCGGCGCGGACATCCTGCCCGCCCTGCCGCTGGCGGGCGGGAACCCCGCGCCGCTTGCTGCTGCAGCGGCGATTGTGTTCGCCGCCGCCTGGCGCTGGCGGCGCAGCCTGGCTCTGCTGCCGGCAGCGCGCCACGCCGGCAGCGTGAGCCGCGAGCGGCAGCTGCGCGCAGCCGCTCTGGCCTGGCACGGGCTGGCGGCGCGGTACGGCCCGCCGCTGCCCGGTGTGACGGCCAGGGAGTACGCAGCCTCCCTGAATATAGAGGACGCGGGGCTGCGCACCGCCGTCCGGGTGTTCGTCCGCCAGTGGGAAACCCTGGCGTACAGCGGCACGGCACAGGCGCAGCGTGCCACGCCGCGCCCCGGCCCGGCGCAGCCGCCGCCGGATGCAGCCGCTGCGGAGGCCGCAGGCTTTATCAGCCGCTGCCTGCTCATCATTTTCCGCCTGACCTGA
- the guaA gene encoding glutamine-hydrolyzing GMP synthase produces the protein MNKPNEMIVVLDFGGQYNQLIARRIRDLGVYSELLPYNTPIEKIKALSPKGIVFSGGPSSVYAEDAPHLDPAIYDLGLPIFGICYGMQLMAQQLGGKVERAAKREYGKADVDFEAGAVLAAGLESKQMVWMSHGDHVVELPSGFKLDAGTESAPIAAMSNAARKFFAVQFHPEVRHSVNGNEMISNFLYEICGCEGKWTMESFIDDAIKDIRAKVGDKKVLCALSGGVDSSVVAMLIHRAIGDQLTCMFIDHGLLRKGEAESVMETFVGKFDIHVVKIDARERFLGKLAGVSDPEQKRKIIGNEFIYCFDEESAKLGDFAFLAQGTLYTDIVESGTATAQTIKSHHNVGGLPEDMKFSLIEPLNTLFKDEVRKLGEELGMPRAIVWRQPFPGPGLAIRVLGEVTEEKLTIVRDSDYILREEIIKAGLDQEIWQYFTALPNMKSVGVMGDERTYSYTVGIRAVTSIDGMTADWARIPWDILEKISVRIVNEVDNVNRIVYDITSKPPATIEWE, from the coding sequence ATGAACAAGCCAAATGAAATGATCGTCGTTCTCGATTTCGGGGGACAGTATAACCAACTTATCGCGCGCAGAATTCGGGACTTAGGGGTATACAGCGAGCTTCTGCCGTACAATACGCCAATTGAGAAGATCAAAGCACTTTCGCCGAAGGGGATCGTATTCTCCGGAGGACCAAGCAGTGTGTATGCTGAGGACGCACCACATCTGGATCCGGCTATTTATGATTTGGGACTGCCAATTTTCGGTATTTGCTACGGCATGCAGCTCATGGCTCAGCAGCTCGGCGGCAAGGTGGAACGTGCAGCCAAACGCGAATACGGCAAAGCTGATGTCGATTTCGAAGCGGGTGCTGTGCTTGCCGCAGGCCTGGAGAGCAAACAGATGGTCTGGATGAGCCACGGCGACCATGTAGTGGAGCTTCCATCCGGATTTAAGCTGGATGCCGGTACGGAGAGTGCGCCGATTGCCGCAATGAGCAATGCTGCCCGCAAATTCTTCGCGGTGCAGTTCCATCCGGAGGTTCGCCATTCCGTGAACGGCAATGAGATGATTTCGAACTTCCTGTACGAGATCTGCGGCTGCGAGGGCAAATGGACGATGGAATCGTTCATTGACGATGCCATCAAGGATATCCGTGCCAAAGTCGGGGACAAGAAGGTGCTTTGCGCACTCAGCGGCGGTGTGGATTCCTCCGTTGTGGCTATGCTGATTCACCGGGCTATCGGCGATCAATTGACCTGTATGTTTATCGACCACGGCCTGCTGCGCAAAGGCGAAGCAGAGAGTGTAATGGAGACATTCGTCGGCAAATTCGATATTCATGTCGTGAAGATCGATGCCCGCGAGCGTTTCCTGGGCAAGCTGGCCGGTGTATCCGATCCAGAACAAAAACGTAAAATCATCGGCAACGAGTTTATCTATTGCTTTGACGAAGAATCGGCCAAGCTGGGTGACTTCGCATTCCTCGCCCAAGGTACACTGTACACAGATATTGTGGAGAGCGGAACAGCAACAGCACAGACTATCAAATCGCATCACAATGTCGGCGGATTGCCGGAAGACATGAAGTTCAGCCTGATCGAGCCTTTGAACACGCTGTTCAAGGATGAGGTCCGTAAACTGGGAGAAGAGCTGGGCATGCCGCGTGCCATCGTCTGGCGCCAGCCATTCCCGGGTCCTGGACTTGCTATCCGCGTATTGGGTGAAGTGACCGAAGAGAAGCTGACGATTGTCCGCGACTCCGATTACATCCTGCGCGAGGAAATCATCAAGGCCGGTTTGGACCAGGAAATTTGGCAGTATTTCACTGCACTTCCTAACATGAAAAGTGTCGGGGTTATGGGAGACGAGCGCACTTATTCCTACACCGTGGGCATCCGTGCAGTAACTTCCATCGACGGTATGACCGCTGACTGGGCACGTATTCCGTGGGATATTCTTGAGAAAATCTCCGTACGTATCGTCAACGAAGTGGATAACGTGAACCGCATCGTTTATGATATTACCTCGAAACCGCCTGCAACGATTGAATGGGAATAG
- a CDS encoding nuclear transport factor 2 family protein: protein MNQIQGEQLAAVYFTAWLERDEAAFLSVLHKDVRIEECDGAEYSGILECQEWFRGWHEPGNKVLQWDILESFFDAKEQTVSNVWRFTCLYDGKTSIFDGCSIISCSEEGITRLREFAMKIEKYRPYPMSEVPD, encoded by the coding sequence ATGAATCAGATCCAGGGCGAACAGCTGGCGGCAGTCTATTTCACAGCATGGCTGGAGCGGGATGAGGCTGCATTTCTAAGCGTTTTACATAAGGATGTCAGAATAGAAGAATGTGATGGTGCAGAATACTCCGGCATTCTCGAATGTCAGGAGTGGTTTCGCGGCTGGCATGAGCCAGGGAATAAGGTTCTGCAATGGGATATCCTTGAATCCTTTTTTGATGCCAAGGAGCAAACCGTAAGCAATGTCTGGCGCTTTACTTGTCTTTATGATGGCAAAACCAGCATTTTTGACGGATGCTCCATCATCTCCTGCAGTGAGGAAGGTATTACAAGACTGCGGGAATTCGCAATGAAAATAGAGAAATACCGCCCGTATCCTATGAGTGAGGTTCCGGATTAA
- a CDS encoding NCS2 family permease, whose product MNRFFKLKENGTTVRTEIMAGLTTFMAMAYILSVNPGTLTAFGRIDMGWYSVFLATALAAGIFTIAMGLFINFPVALAPGMGLNAYFASVVLSSATTEHEFTWQMGLTAVFISGIIFILLTVTRVRQMLLTAIPDNLKHAITVGIGMFITIIGLKNSGLMTIGVEAGSDIAANKFTDVLSFETVIHMGSLENTNVQLVIIGLLLISILMVLQVRGAILFGILGTTVVAILMGAVDFSSLNNPQTPWVPDFTQLNFWEFDWEGIMHTGIVSAIATFTFVELFDTFGTLVGTAERAGIMKDKEDGKRRVGNAMFVDAVAVAGGAMLGTSTTTAYVESAAGVAEGGRTGLTAVTTGVCFLLALFLAPVVALIPGSATAAALIVVGVLMAQSIREIDFQDMVYAIPAFLTFVIMPFTYNIANGISFGIVTYVILACVANLAGKKKYDIHWMMWVLAVLIVLRYVLIGSQG is encoded by the coding sequence TTGAATCGCTTTTTCAAGTTGAAAGAAAACGGCACCACAGTACGCACAGAGATTATGGCCGGTCTGACCACATTCATGGCAATGGCTTACATTCTCTCGGTTAATCCCGGGACTTTGACGGCTTTTGGCCGGATTGACATGGGCTGGTATTCCGTGTTTCTGGCTACAGCGCTGGCAGCTGGTATTTTTACAATTGCCATGGGACTTTTCATTAATTTCCCGGTAGCTCTGGCGCCTGGTATGGGCCTTAATGCATATTTCGCATCCGTGGTTTTATCCTCGGCTACAACTGAACATGAATTTACCTGGCAGATGGGTCTGACTGCCGTATTCATTTCCGGTATCATCTTCATCCTGCTGACGGTAACGAGGGTGCGGCAAATGTTGCTCACAGCCATCCCTGACAATCTGAAGCATGCCATTACCGTTGGGATCGGGATGTTTATTACCATTATCGGCTTGAAGAACAGCGGTCTTATGACTATCGGCGTTGAAGCCGGCAGCGACATTGCTGCTAACAAGTTCACTGATGTTTTGTCCTTCGAAACTGTTATTCATATGGGCAGCCTTGAAAATACCAATGTCCAGCTGGTCATCATCGGCTTGCTGCTGATTTCCATTCTGATGGTGCTGCAAGTCCGCGGCGCGATTTTGTTCGGAATTCTGGGAACTACTGTTGTCGCCATCCTCATGGGTGCAGTTGATTTCAGCTCGCTGAACAATCCACAGACGCCTTGGGTTCCTGATTTCACACAGCTGAATTTCTGGGAATTTGACTGGGAAGGCATTATGCACACCGGTATTGTTTCCGCAATTGCCACCTTTACGTTCGTAGAATTGTTTGATACCTTTGGCACGCTTGTCGGTACTGCTGAACGTGCGGGAATTATGAAGGACAAGGAAGATGGCAAGAGACGTGTCGGCAATGCGATGTTTGTTGATGCAGTTGCTGTTGCCGGCGGTGCGATGCTGGGTACTTCCACCACTACTGCTTATGTAGAAAGTGCTGCCGGGGTTGCTGAAGGCGGCCGGACAGGTCTGACTGCCGTAACAACCGGTGTTTGCTTCTTGCTTGCTCTGTTCCTTGCTCCGGTGGTTGCGCTAATTCCTGGTTCCGCTACGGCAGCGGCATTGATTGTGGTCGGTGTGCTTATGGCACAATCGATTCGCGAGATCGACTTTCAGGATATGGTTTATGCTATTCCAGCCTTCCTGACTTTCGTCATCATGCCATTCACTTACAACATTGCCAACGGCATTTCGTTCGGGATTGTTACCTATGTAATCCTGGC